From Streptomyces sp. 6-11-2, one genomic window encodes:
- a CDS encoding siderophore-interacting protein — MAERPARKPRRTHSAQVVRTERLTPHMQRVVLGGEGLAGFSADTCTDHYVKLLFPPDGVTYPEPFDLQGIREELPREQWPVTRTYTVRAWDPGHRELTLDFVIHGDEGLAGPWSLLARPGETVHFLGPGGAYAPDASADWHLLAGDESALPAIARSLEALPEGATAHAFVEVAGPEEEQKIDSDVEVVWLHRGERPVGRALVEAVRALPFPEGRVHAFVHGEAGFVKELRRLLRVEHAVPREDLSISGYWRLGHDEDGWQASKRDWNARIETEQEGAAPAA; from the coding sequence ATGGCAGAACGTCCGGCGCGCAAGCCGCGCAGGACCCACTCCGCGCAGGTCGTCCGGACCGAACGGCTGACCCCGCACATGCAGCGCGTGGTGCTCGGCGGGGAGGGCCTGGCCGGCTTCTCGGCGGACACCTGCACGGACCACTACGTCAAGCTGCTGTTCCCGCCCGACGGGGTCACCTATCCGGAACCCTTCGATCTTCAGGGGATCCGCGAGGAGTTGCCGCGCGAGCAGTGGCCGGTGACCCGGACGTACACGGTGCGCGCCTGGGACCCCGGGCACCGCGAGCTGACCCTGGACTTCGTCATCCACGGCGACGAGGGGCTGGCCGGCCCCTGGTCGCTGCTGGCACGGCCGGGCGAGACCGTGCACTTCCTGGGTCCCGGCGGCGCCTACGCCCCGGACGCGAGCGCCGACTGGCATCTGCTGGCCGGCGACGAGAGCGCCCTGCCCGCGATCGCGCGCTCCCTGGAGGCACTGCCCGAGGGCGCGACGGCCCACGCCTTCGTCGAGGTCGCGGGTCCCGAGGAGGAGCAGAAGATCGACTCCGACGTGGAGGTGGTCTGGCTGCACCGCGGCGAGCGGCCCGTCGGCCGGGCTCTGGTGGAGGCCGTACGGGCGCTGCCGTTCCCCGAGGGCCGGGTGCACGCGTTCGTGCACGGCGAGGCCGGGTTCGTGAAGGAGCTGCGCCGGCTGCTGCGGGTCGAGCACGCCGTTCCCCGCGAGGACCTGTCGATCTCCGGCTACTGGCGGCTCGGCCACGACGAGGACGGCTGGCAGGCCTCCAAGCGCGACTGGAACGCCCGGATCGAGACGGAGCAGGAGGGCGCGGCGCCGGCCGCGTGA
- a CDS encoding 5'-3' exonuclease, producing MRDVTGRLMLLDTASLYFRAYFGVPESIRAPDGTPVNAVRGLLDFIDRLVKDHRPDHLVACMDADWRPAWRVELIPSYKAHRVAVEHTGGPDEEEVPDTLSPQVPVIESVLDAVGIARVGVAGYEADDVIGTLTARATGPVDIVTGDRDLYQLVDDARGVRVLYPVKGVGTLQATDEAALREKYGVDGPGYADLALLRGDPSDGLPGVPGIGEKTAARLLAEFGDLAGIMAAVDDPKAKLTPSQRRRLDEARPYLAVAPKVVRVAADVPVPDVDTALPRAPRDPAALEELAARWGLGGSLQRLLATLPA from the coding sequence ATGCGAGACGTGACCGGACGACTGATGCTCCTCGACACCGCCTCCCTGTACTTCCGCGCCTATTTCGGCGTCCCGGAGTCGATCAGGGCCCCGGACGGCACGCCGGTGAACGCCGTGCGCGGGCTGCTCGACTTCATCGACCGGCTGGTCAAGGACCACCGGCCCGACCATCTGGTGGCCTGTATGGACGCCGACTGGCGGCCGGCCTGGCGGGTGGAGCTGATCCCCTCCTACAAGGCGCACCGGGTGGCCGTGGAGCACACCGGCGGTCCGGACGAGGAGGAGGTGCCGGACACCCTGTCCCCGCAGGTCCCGGTGATCGAGTCCGTCCTGGACGCGGTGGGCATCGCGCGCGTGGGCGTCGCGGGGTACGAGGCGGACGACGTGATCGGCACGCTCACCGCACGGGCGACGGGCCCGGTCGACATCGTCACCGGCGACCGGGACCTGTACCAGCTGGTGGACGACGCCCGCGGGGTGCGGGTGCTGTACCCGGTCAAGGGCGTCGGCACACTCCAGGCCACCGACGAGGCCGCGCTGCGGGAGAAGTACGGGGTCGACGGCCCGGGGTACGCGGATCTGGCGCTGCTGCGCGGCGACCCGAGCGACGGACTGCCCGGCGTGCCCGGCATCGGGGAGAAGACGGCGGCCAGGCTGCTCGCCGAGTTCGGCGACCTGGCCGGGATCATGGCGGCCGTCGACGACCCGAAGGCGAAGCTCACGCCGTCGCAGCGCAGGCGGCTCGACGAGGCGCGGCCGTATCTCGCGGTGGCGCCGAAGGTCGTGCGCGTCGCCGCCGACGTCCCGGTGCCGGACGTGGACACGGCGCTGCCGCGCGCCCCGCGCGATCCGGCGGCACTCGAGGAGCTGGCGGCCCGCTGGGGTCTGGGAGGTTCGCTTCAGCGGCTGCTCGCCACGTTGCCGGCGTGA
- a CDS encoding glycine betaine/L-proline ABC transporter ATP-binding protein translates to MSSRLQAQHLFKVFGRRPDEAVEKLRQGADREDLRADGTTAAVIDASFSVDPGQIFVVMGLSGSGKSTLLRMLNGLLEPTAGSVSFDGQDLTALSDRELREVRSRKISMVFQHFALFPHRSVRENAAYGLEVQGVPRAERERRADEALALCGLAGWESSWPDELSGGMQQRVGLARALATDADLLLMDESFSALDPLIRRDMQDQLLQLQKTLKKTIVFITHDLNEAMRLGDRIAVMRDGRIVQTGTAEDILLRPADDYVASFTQDVDRSRVLTAESVMDRDVRGDEADCGCDTATPHTPFTELCAISARVPHPVAVLDEHRDLVGIVPRQRLVGFLGDEQSSQVSCDAPRDKGGDKAVARA, encoded by the coding sequence GTGTCTTCAAGACTTCAGGCCCAGCACCTGTTCAAGGTGTTCGGCCGACGACCGGACGAGGCAGTCGAAAAGCTACGGCAGGGTGCCGACCGCGAGGACTTGCGCGCCGACGGCACCACCGCCGCCGTCATCGATGCCTCGTTCAGCGTCGATCCCGGCCAGATCTTCGTCGTCATGGGCCTGTCCGGTTCCGGCAAGTCCACGCTCCTGCGGATGCTGAACGGGCTGCTGGAGCCGACCGCCGGCAGCGTCAGCTTCGACGGCCAGGACCTGACCGCGCTCAGCGACCGCGAGCTGCGCGAGGTCCGCTCCAGGAAGATCAGCATGGTCTTCCAGCACTTCGCGCTCTTCCCGCACCGCAGCGTCCGTGAGAACGCCGCCTATGGTCTGGAAGTGCAGGGCGTGCCCCGCGCCGAGCGCGAACGCCGCGCCGACGAGGCGCTCGCCCTGTGCGGTCTGGCCGGCTGGGAGTCCTCCTGGCCCGACGAGCTCTCCGGCGGCATGCAGCAGCGGGTGGGCCTGGCCCGCGCCCTGGCCACCGACGCCGACCTGCTGCTGATGGACGAGTCCTTCAGCGCCCTGGACCCGCTGATCCGGCGCGACATGCAGGACCAGCTGCTCCAGCTCCAGAAGACGCTCAAGAAGACGATCGTCTTCATCACCCACGACCTCAACGAGGCCATGCGCCTGGGCGACCGGATCGCCGTCATGCGCGACGGCCGCATCGTGCAGACGGGCACCGCCGAGGACATCCTGCTGCGCCCCGCCGACGACTACGTCGCCTCCTTCACCCAGGACGTCGACCGGTCCCGGGTGCTGACCGCGGAGTCGGTCATGGACCGCGACGTACGCGGTGACGAGGCGGACTGCGGCTGCGACACCGCGACCCCGCACACCCCGTTCACCGAGCTGTGCGCGATCAGCGCCCGCGTGCCCCACCCGGTCGCCGTGCTGGACGAGCACCGCGACCTCGTCGGCATCGTCCCGCGCCAGCGCCTCGTCGGCTTCCTGGGCGACGAGCAGAGCTCCCAGGTGAGCTGCGACGCGCCGCGGGACAAGGGCGGCGACAAGGCGGTGGCCCGTGCCTAG
- a CDS encoding ABC transporter permease/substrate binding protein: MPRIPLGDWVNSAVDWLLGHMSWLFDFFKAVFTGTYDGINAVLQAPEPLLLAGIFAVLAWWLRGAFAGVLTFVGFAFIDSMELWSDAMVTLSLVLVATIIALVISVPVGIWAARSDRVSAFVRPVLDFMQTLPAMIYLIPAILFFGTGASAGIVATLIFALAPGVRMTELGIRQVDKELVEAAEAFGTTPRNTLLRVQLPLALPTVMAGVNQVIMLGLSMAAIAGMVGTGGLGGDVNEAIGQLNVGLGSESGIAIVILAIYLDRMTSALGTEVSPLGRRAAAKARAAKGLKIWSYRPQPQIAVIGVVILALVAGGMGLFAGGGGSATAAGDGSDVGRGKKITIGYIPWDEGVASTFLWKEILEQRGYQVDARQFDAGPLYTALAQGNVDFETDSWLPTTHAQYWKKYGSRLDDLGSWYGPTSLELTVPSYMKDVNSLEDLKGKAGLFGGKITGIESSAGMMALLKSKVLKDYGLDKEYKVVDSSTPAMLAELKRAYSKKEPIVVTLWSPHWAYSDFDLKKLKDPKGSWGKGDGVHTLARKGFANDDPVVGTWLKNFKLTEKQLTGLEAEINKSGKGRQQDAVRAWLKDNPGVVDKLAPLPGGDSAAKPAEAKRTLNVAWFPWDEDIAVTHLWKNVLERRGYRMNLKQMDVGPVYTGLAGGDIDLNFDAWLPYAQKNYWDKNKDRLRDLGTWYEPTSLEIAVPSYVKGVKSLEDLKGKASTFNGKIIGIEPGTGEMTLLKDKVLPGYGLDKEYKVVDGSTPAMLAELKRAYAKKQPVAVVLWSPHWAYSRYDLTKLADDKKLFGEGNTVRTISSAKFPEQYPQLTKWIKNFRMSEDELGSLESEINQHGQGHEAEAVTAWLKQHPDVPARMTPQ, encoded by the coding sequence GTGCCTAGGATCCCGCTCGGCGACTGGGTCAACTCCGCGGTCGACTGGCTGCTCGGCCACATGTCCTGGCTCTTCGACTTCTTCAAGGCCGTGTTCACCGGCACCTACGACGGCATCAACGCCGTCCTCCAGGCGCCGGAACCGCTGCTGCTCGCGGGCATCTTCGCCGTGCTCGCCTGGTGGCTGCGCGGCGCCTTCGCCGGAGTGCTCACCTTCGTGGGGTTCGCGTTCATCGACTCCATGGAGCTGTGGTCGGACGCGATGGTGACCCTGTCGCTGGTCCTCGTCGCCACGATCATCGCGCTGGTGATCTCGGTGCCGGTCGGCATCTGGGCGGCCCGCTCGGACCGGGTCAGCGCCTTCGTCCGGCCGGTCCTGGACTTCATGCAGACGCTGCCCGCGATGATCTACCTCATCCCGGCCATCCTGTTCTTCGGCACGGGCGCCTCCGCGGGCATCGTCGCCACCCTGATCTTCGCCCTCGCGCCCGGCGTCCGCATGACCGAGCTGGGCATCCGCCAGGTCGACAAGGAACTGGTCGAGGCGGCCGAGGCGTTCGGCACCACGCCCCGCAACACGCTGCTGCGCGTCCAGCTGCCGCTGGCGCTGCCCACCGTGATGGCCGGCGTCAACCAGGTGATCATGCTCGGCCTGTCCATGGCCGCGATCGCCGGCATGGTCGGCACCGGCGGCCTCGGCGGCGACGTCAACGAGGCCATCGGCCAGCTCAACGTCGGCCTCGGCTCCGAGTCCGGTATCGCCATCGTGATCCTCGCGATCTACCTCGACCGCATGACCAGCGCCCTGGGCACCGAGGTCTCGCCGCTCGGCCGGCGCGCCGCCGCCAAGGCGCGGGCCGCCAAGGGCCTGAAGATCTGGTCCTACCGGCCGCAGCCGCAGATCGCCGTGATCGGCGTGGTGATCCTCGCCCTGGTCGCGGGCGGCATGGGCCTCTTCGCGGGGGGCGGCGGCAGTGCGACGGCCGCCGGCGACGGCAGCGACGTGGGCCGCGGCAAGAAGATCACCATCGGATACATCCCGTGGGACGAGGGCGTCGCGTCCACCTTCCTGTGGAAGGAGATCCTCGAACAGCGCGGCTACCAGGTCGACGCCCGCCAGTTCGACGCCGGACCGCTCTACACCGCGCTCGCCCAGGGCAACGTCGACTTCGAGACGGACTCCTGGCTGCCGACGACCCACGCCCAGTACTGGAAGAAGTACGGCAGCCGGCTCGACGACCTCGGCTCCTGGTACGGCCCGACGTCCCTGGAGCTGACCGTCCCCTCGTACATGAAGGACGTGAACTCGCTCGAGGACCTCAAGGGCAAGGCGGGCCTGTTCGGCGGGAAGATCACCGGCATCGAGTCCAGCGCCGGCATGATGGCCCTGCTCAAGAGCAAGGTCCTCAAGGACTACGGCCTGGACAAGGAGTACAAGGTCGTCGACAGCTCCACGCCCGCCATGCTGGCCGAGCTCAAGCGCGCCTACAGCAAGAAGGAACCGATCGTCGTCACGCTCTGGTCACCGCACTGGGCGTACAGCGACTTCGATCTGAAGAAGCTGAAGGACCCCAAGGGCTCCTGGGGCAAGGGCGACGGCGTGCACACGCTGGCCCGCAAGGGCTTCGCGAACGACGACCCGGTCGTCGGCACGTGGCTGAAGAACTTCAAGCTGACCGAGAAGCAGCTCACCGGCCTCGAGGCCGAGATCAACAAGTCGGGCAAGGGCCGCCAGCAGGACGCCGTCCGCGCCTGGCTGAAGGACAACCCGGGCGTCGTCGACAAGCTCGCCCCGCTGCCCGGCGGCGACTCGGCCGCCAAGCCTGCGGAGGCCAAGCGCACCCTGAACGTCGCCTGGTTCCCGTGGGACGAGGACATCGCCGTCACCCACCTGTGGAAGAACGTCCTGGAACGCCGCGGCTACCGGATGAACCTGAAGCAGATGGACGTGGGCCCGGTCTACACCGGCCTGGCCGGCGGTGACATCGACCTCAACTTCGACGCCTGGCTGCCGTACGCCCAGAAGAACTACTGGGACAAGAACAAGGACAGACTCAGGGACCTCGGCACCTGGTACGAGCCGACCTCCCTGGAGATCGCCGTGCCGTCCTACGTCAAGGGCGTGAAGTCCCTGGAGGACCTCAAGGGCAAGGCGTCCACCTTCAACGGGAAGATCATCGGCATCGAGCCGGGCACCGGCGAGATGACCCTGCTGAAGGACAAGGTCCTGCCCGGCTACGGCCTGGACAAGGAGTACAAGGTCGTCGACGGCTCCACGCCCGCGATGCTCGCCGAGCTCAAGCGCGCGTACGCCAAGAAGCAGCCCGTGGCCGTGGTGCTGTGGTCGCCGCACTGGGCGTACAGCCGCTACGACCTCACCAAGCTCGCCGACGACAAGAAGCTCTTCGGCGAGGGCAACACCGTGCGTACCATCTCCAGCGCCAAGTTCCCCGAGCAGTACCCGCAGCTCACCAAGTGGATCAAGAACTTCCGGATGAGCGAGGACGAGCTCGGCAGCCTGGAGAGCGAGATCAACCAGCACGGTCAGGGCCACGAGGCCGAGGCCGTCACCGCCTGGCTGAAGCAGCACCCCGACGTCCCGGCGCGGATGACCCCGCAGTAG
- a CDS encoding helix-turn-helix domain-containing protein, protein MGDNKERPLRVGAAVRRRRRALGLTLAVVADRSGLSVPFLSQIENDRARPSQTSLEKVADALRTTAVELLAAADPACSVDVVRAEVTELEPEPRVRSLVRGHHQLHASEFTGDHDAGREFQHRNDELMYVADGAVEIEAEGRAYRLVRGDTMYLTGGVRHRWRATVADTRVVVVAVAEHIEAVQDRSR, encoded by the coding sequence ATGGGCGACAACAAAGAGCGGCCCCTTCGAGTGGGCGCGGCCGTCCGGCGGCGCCGCCGCGCGCTGGGGCTCACCCTCGCCGTGGTGGCCGACCGCAGCGGCCTGTCGGTCCCCTTCCTGAGCCAGATCGAGAACGACCGGGCCCGGCCCAGCCAGACCTCCCTGGAGAAGGTCGCCGACGCCCTGCGCACCACCGCAGTGGAACTGCTGGCGGCGGCCGACCCGGCGTGCAGCGTCGACGTCGTGCGCGCCGAGGTCACCGAGCTGGAACCCGAACCCCGGGTGCGCTCCCTGGTGCGCGGCCACCACCAGCTGCACGCCTCGGAGTTCACCGGGGACCACGACGCCGGCCGTGAATTCCAGCACCGCAACGACGAGTTGATGTACGTCGCCGACGGAGCGGTGGAGATCGAGGCGGAGGGCCGTGCCTACCGGCTGGTGCGCGGCGACACGATGTACCTCACCGGCGGGGTGCGCCACCGCTGGCGGGCGACCGTGGCCGACACCCGGGTCGTCGTGGTCGCGGTCGCCGAGCACATCGAGGCGGTACAGGACCGGTCGCGCTGA
- a CDS encoding helical backbone metal receptor, with product MRVVSLVPSLTEAVAVSLPGVLVGATDWCTHPAGLDVTRVGGTKNPKVDRIAALAPDLVIANEEENRAPDLDALRAAGLEVLVTGIRDLPQAFRELARVLSACGGTGRPRWLDEAEAAWSSPPVPPGRTTAVVPIWRRPWMVLGRDTFAGDVLARLGVDHLYTRHAERYPRVPLEELRAAAPDVVVLPDEPYRFTADDGPEAFPGLPCALVSGRHLTWYGPSLARAPRVLGEALRAARR from the coding sequence ATGCGGGTCGTCTCGCTGGTCCCCTCGCTCACCGAGGCGGTGGCCGTCTCCCTGCCCGGCGTGCTCGTCGGCGCCACCGACTGGTGCACTCATCCGGCCGGCCTCGACGTCACCCGGGTCGGCGGCACCAAGAACCCCAAGGTGGACCGGATCGCCGCCCTCGCCCCCGACCTGGTGATCGCCAACGAGGAGGAGAACCGGGCGCCGGACCTCGACGCCCTGCGTGCGGCGGGCCTGGAGGTCCTGGTGACCGGGATCCGGGACCTGCCGCAGGCCTTCCGCGAGCTGGCGCGGGTGCTGAGCGCGTGCGGCGGGACCGGCCGGCCCCGGTGGCTGGACGAGGCCGAGGCGGCCTGGTCGTCACCGCCCGTGCCCCCGGGCCGTACGACGGCCGTCGTACCGATCTGGCGGCGGCCCTGGATGGTGCTGGGCCGGGACACCTTCGCGGGTGACGTCCTGGCCCGTCTGGGCGTCGACCACCTCTACACCCGGCACGCCGAGCGCTATCCGCGCGTCCCGCTGGAGGAACTGCGGGCCGCGGCGCCGGACGTCGTCGTACTGCCGGACGAGCCGTACCGCTTCACCGCCGACGACGGTCCCGAGGCCTTCCCCGGACTGCCCTGCGCGCTGGTCAGCGGGCGGCACCTGACGTGGTACGGGCCGTCACTGGCGCGGGCTCCACGGGTGCTGGGCGAGGCGCTGCGAGCAGCGCGCCGCTGA
- a CDS encoding TDT family transporter → MVIAAHTLPRQAAPRPRVPAVRHLGPNWYASVMGTAAVGTAGAALPPHIPGLRTVCTAVWALSLVVLVALLTARTLHWTHHRDQARAHLLDATAAPFYGCLSMALLAVGGGALSVGRDWIGTPAAVALDAVLYTAGTAVGLTAAVAVPYLMVVHHRIEPHQATPVWLLPLVAPMVSAAVGPALVPHLPAGQARSTLLLACVAMFGLSLLATLVVLPVIFGRLLTAGPLPLALTPTLFLVLGPLGQSTTAVGAFADTAPGVVPAPYAGGFAVLAVLYGVPVMGFALMWFAFAAAQVLRAARQGMGFAMTWWSFTFPVGTCVTGAAALARHTHLAACSVLAVGLYAVLVTAWAAAGVHTARGLISGALLAAPRPAPVEPAPVTARTTSGAAR, encoded by the coding sequence ATGGTCATCGCAGCCCACACCCTGCCCCGGCAGGCCGCACCCCGGCCCCGCGTCCCCGCCGTCCGCCATCTGGGCCCCAACTGGTACGCCTCCGTCATGGGCACCGCCGCCGTCGGCACCGCGGGCGCCGCGCTGCCGCCGCACATCCCGGGACTGCGCACCGTGTGCACCGCCGTGTGGGCGCTCTCCCTCGTCGTGCTCGTGGCACTGCTCACCGCCCGCACCCTGCACTGGACCCACCACCGCGACCAGGCCCGCGCACACCTCCTGGACGCGACGGCTGCGCCCTTCTACGGCTGTCTGTCCATGGCCCTGCTGGCAGTCGGCGGCGGCGCCCTCTCCGTCGGGCGGGACTGGATCGGCACCCCGGCCGCGGTCGCCCTGGACGCCGTGCTGTACACCGCCGGTACGGCCGTCGGGCTCACGGCCGCCGTGGCCGTGCCGTACCTGATGGTCGTGCACCACCGGATCGAGCCGCACCAGGCCACGCCCGTGTGGCTGCTGCCGCTGGTCGCGCCGATGGTGTCCGCCGCCGTGGGACCCGCCCTCGTGCCGCACCTGCCGGCCGGACAGGCCCGGTCGACCCTGCTCCTCGCGTGTGTGGCGATGTTCGGGCTCAGCCTGCTCGCGACCCTGGTCGTACTGCCGGTGATCTTCGGCCGGCTGCTCACGGCGGGCCCGCTGCCGCTCGCGCTGACCCCGACGCTGTTCCTGGTCCTCGGCCCGCTCGGGCAGTCCACCACCGCCGTCGGCGCCTTCGCGGACACGGCACCCGGTGTCGTACCGGCCCCGTACGCCGGCGGTTTCGCCGTGCTCGCCGTGCTGTACGGCGTCCCGGTCATGGGCTTCGCGCTGATGTGGTTCGCCTTCGCCGCCGCCCAGGTGCTGCGCGCCGCCCGCCAGGGCATGGGCTTCGCCATGACCTGGTGGTCGTTCACGTTCCCGGTGGGCACCTGCGTCACCGGTGCCGCGGCCCTCGCCCGGCACACCCACCTCGCCGCCTGCAGCGTCCTCGCGGTCGGTCTGTACGCCGTCCTCGTGACCGCCTGGGCCGCCGCGGGCGTGCACACCGCCCGCGGGCTGATCAGCGGCGCGCTGCTCGCAGCGCCTCGCCCAGCACCCGTGGAGCCCGCGCCAGTGACGGCCCGTACCACGTCAGGTGCCGCCCGCTGA
- a CDS encoding LysR family transcriptional regulator: MRSTERTEVNGGDGAGRRPRTSLGHRVPDLGALELLLAVARLGSLGGAARELGITQPAASSRIRSMERQLGVALVDRSPRGSRLTDAGALVTDWARRVVEAAEAFDAGAQALRDRRDSRLRVAASMTIAEYLLPGWLIALRTRRPDTAVSLLAGNSAVVAERLLADEADLGFVEGVSVPSGLDSVVIGHDRLLVVTAPAHPWARRRRPLSAEELATTPLILREKGSGTRQVLDAALGGLARPLIELSSTTAVKASAVSGAGPAVLSELAVGEELSLRRLVPVPVDGVTLERDLRAVWPTGHRPVGPARELLSLTRSETGTGQRTRPGAG, encoded by the coding sequence ATGAGGAGTACCGAGAGGACTGAGGTGAACGGAGGAGACGGCGCGGGACGGCGGCCGAGGACCTCGCTGGGGCACCGGGTGCCCGACCTGGGCGCGCTGGAGCTGTTGCTGGCGGTGGCGCGGCTGGGGAGCCTGGGCGGGGCCGCGCGGGAGCTGGGCATCACCCAGCCGGCGGCGAGCAGCCGGATCCGTTCCATGGAGCGGCAGCTGGGTGTGGCGCTGGTGGACCGCTCGCCGCGCGGATCGCGGCTGACGGACGCCGGTGCGCTGGTCACCGACTGGGCGCGGCGGGTCGTCGAGGCGGCAGAGGCCTTCGACGCGGGCGCGCAGGCGCTGCGGGACCGGCGGGACTCGCGGCTGCGGGTGGCGGCCAGCATGACGATCGCGGAGTACCTGCTGCCGGGATGGCTGATCGCGCTGCGTACCCGGCGGCCGGACACGGCGGTGTCCCTGCTCGCCGGGAACTCGGCGGTGGTCGCGGAGCGGCTGCTCGCGGACGAGGCGGACCTGGGGTTCGTGGAGGGGGTGTCGGTGCCGTCCGGTCTCGACTCCGTCGTGATCGGCCACGACCGCCTGCTCGTGGTGACCGCGCCGGCCCACCCGTGGGCCCGCCGCCGGCGGCCGTTGTCCGCGGAGGAACTGGCCACCACGCCGCTGATCCTGCGGGAGAAGGGCTCCGGCACCCGGCAGGTGCTGGACGCGGCGCTCGGCGGCCTGGCGCGCCCGCTGATCGAGCTGTCCTCCACGACGGCGGTGAAGGCCTCCGCGGTGAGCGGAGCGGGACCGGCGGTGCTCAGCGAACTCGCGGTGGGCGAGGAGCTGTCCCTGCGCCGGCTCGTTCCCGTGCCCGTGGACGGCGTCACCCTCGAACGCGACCTGCGCGCGGTCTGGCCCACCGGTCACCGCCCGGTGGGCCCGGCCCGCGAACTGCTGTCCCTGACACGCTCGGAAACCGGAACCGGACAACGCACGAGGCCGGGGGCCGGCTGA